In Herbinix luporum, a single window of DNA contains:
- a CDS encoding anaerobic ribonucleoside-triphosphate reductase activating protein, whose translation MKIYGFNKSTLLDYPKHLAATIFVGSCNMRCPFCHNASLVLYPHSQTLIPEEDIFAYLKKRKNILEGVCITGGEPTLYSDLPLFISQIKDLGFKVKLDTNGSNPAMISKLMDEKLIDYIAMDIKNSKEKYLLTTGSENLSMDDIENSVSLILRENVDYEFRTTVVNQLHTDRDMIAIGNWIKGAKAYYLQSFTDSGDIISPGFTAPEKETLLRYKTLLTPYVQNVELRGID comes from the coding sequence ATGAAAATTTATGGCTTTAATAAATCTACTCTTCTTGATTATCCCAAACATCTAGCTGCTACAATATTTGTGGGCAGCTGTAATATGCGCTGCCCTTTTTGCCATAATGCTTCCTTGGTACTTTACCCTCATAGTCAAACCCTTATTCCAGAAGAAGATATATTTGCCTATTTAAAAAAGAGAAAAAACATTCTAGAAGGTGTATGTATTACGGGAGGTGAACCCACCTTATATTCTGATCTTCCCTTATTTATAAGTCAAATTAAAGATCTTGGGTTTAAGGTAAAACTTGATACCAATGGTTCTAATCCCGCCATGATTAGTAAACTTATGGATGAAAAATTAATTGATTATATAGCCATGGATATTAAAAACTCTAAGGAAAAATATTTATTAACCACCGGATCGGAAAATCTGTCAATGGACGATATTGAAAATAGTGTATCCTTAATTCTTCGGGAAAATGTAGATTATGAGTTTAGAACCACCGTGGTAAATCAATTACATACCGACCGGGACATGATAGCTATCGGAAACTGGATTAAAGGTGCCAAGGCCTATTATCTCCAGTCTTTTACCGATTCCGGCGATATTATTTCTCCGGGATTTACCGCCCCAGAAAAAGAAACCTTATTACGGTACAAAACCCTATTGACTCCTTATGTACAAAATGTAGAACTTCGGGGTATTGATTAG
- a CDS encoding DUF6128 domain-containing protein → MADYKRFVSYMYEYENGEKKKNVGFSRVELRKGTCRFTIHMRMEGVLDGIFPTYLICRPNDEMELIYLGDCIVKNQLIDSRLTAKEDNVVDSGYGFSDMGGMLLFLNSKIFYATQWDDKPVILEEVLQALKQGAGKPISDAKLVQEPPKETTFSKKEVSEEEVISKEAIKEVTGNNLIKEDNTNKEARDKKMASKEEDKDIKPQIPLYKLPRGWKIKEVADPVHYGKPINPWEMVERYNKLEADKVKVADAFMDTKKEEVESVRDIKDIAKEDESKESETKDERVENTVVKDNKQENLAVDNTDVRSEEERAQKDIPKENTTGKESLEKDIAAINMQKSNKLEDSNPLLNKIFNNYPRIYPFEDNEVTRCVKIEPKDIGMLPAELWILSNNSFLLHGYYCYHHLIFAELVDSYGCRYFIGVPGIYHNRERFMARMFGFELFKSIRKRELKQGDFGYWYMEINI, encoded by the coding sequence TTGGCTGATTATAAAAGATTTGTATCCTATATGTATGAATACGAAAATGGTGAAAAGAAAAAGAATGTAGGTTTTTCCCGGGTAGAACTTAGAAAGGGGACATGTAGATTTACAATACATATGCGGATGGAAGGGGTTTTGGACGGAATATTTCCTACATATCTGATTTGTAGGCCTAATGATGAAATGGAATTGATATATTTAGGAGATTGTATTGTTAAAAATCAACTTATAGACAGCAGATTAACAGCAAAAGAAGATAATGTTGTGGATTCCGGATATGGATTTTCAGATATGGGAGGCATGCTCTTATTTCTAAATTCAAAAATATTTTATGCTACCCAATGGGATGATAAGCCGGTAATATTAGAAGAGGTTTTACAAGCCCTAAAACAGGGGGCAGGAAAGCCTATAAGTGATGCTAAACTTGTACAAGAACCCCCTAAGGAAACTACTTTCAGTAAAAAAGAAGTTTCTGAAGAAGAAGTTATAAGTAAAGAGGCTATAAAAGAAGTTACCGGCAATAATCTTATAAAGGAGGACAATACAAATAAAGAGGCTAGGGATAAAAAAATGGCAAGTAAAGAGGAAGATAAGGATATAAAACCACAAATTCCATTATATAAGCTTCCTAGGGGATGGAAGATAAAAGAAGTGGCGGACCCTGTACATTATGGAAAGCCTATTAATCCATGGGAAATGGTAGAAAGATACAACAAACTTGAAGCAGATAAGGTAAAAGTTGCCGATGCCTTTATGGATACTAAAAAGGAAGAAGTAGAAAGTGTTAGGGATATAAAAGATATAGCAAAGGAAGATGAGTCAAAAGAATCAGAAACTAAAGATGAAAGAGTAGAGAATACAGTAGTTAAAGATAATAAACAAGAAAACTTAGCAGTAGATAATACAGATGTTAGATCAGAGGAAGAAAGGGCACAAAAAGATATTCCAAAGGAAAATACTACAGGGAAAGAAAGTCTAGAAAAGGATATAGCAGCAATAAATATGCAAAAAAGCAATAAGCTAGAAGATTCTAATCCCCTGCTAAATAAGATATTCAATAATTACCCCAGGATTTATCCTTTTGAAGATAATGAAGTTACAAGATGTGTAAAAATTGAACCCAAAGATATAGGGATGCTCCCCGCAGAATTATGGATTTTAAGTAACAATAGTTTTCTGCTTCATGGCTACTATTGTTATCACCATTTAATTTTTGCGGAACTGGTAGATAGTTACGGATGTCGCTACTTTATTGGAGTTCCGGGTATTTATCATAACAGGGAGCGGTTTATGGCTAGAATGTTTGGTTTTGAACTTTTTAAGTCTATCCGAAAAAGGGAATTAAAGCAGGGAGATTTCGGATACTGGTATATGGAAATTAATATATAA
- the carB gene encoding carbamoyl-phosphate synthase large subunit, whose product MSKRTDIHKVLIIGSGPIVIGQACEFDYSGTQACKALKKLGYKVILVNSNPATIMTDTQTADVTYIEPLNVERLTYIIEKERPDALLPNLGGQSGLNLCSELDKAGVLKKYNVKVIGVQVEAIERGEDRVEFKKTMDSLGIEMARSEVAYSVEEALAIAEKLSYPVVIRPAYTMGGAGGGLVYNVDELKTVVSRGLQASMVGQVLVEESILGWDELELEIIRDAAGNMITVCFIENIDPLGVHTGDSICCAPMLTIPKEVQMELQRQAYKIVDAIGVIGGTNVQFAYDPVSGRICVIEINPRTSRSSALASKATGFPIALVSAMLAAGLTLNEIPCGKYGTLDKYVPDGDHLVIKYARWAFEKFKGAKDRLGTQMKAVGEVMSIGKTYKEAFLKAIRSLEIGRYGLGNINKFEEKNKEELLDMLHIPSSERQFIMYEALKKGASVEELYELTKIKPYFIRQMKELVEEEENLKKYQGQIPPKEVLRQAKENGFSDKYLSQILMIDEDTIRKARKEANITAGWGSIHVSGTDNAKYFYSSYHINEDKEATSSNKKVMILGGGPNRIGQGIEFDYCCVHAAFALRDMGIETIIVNCNPETVSTDYDTSDRLYFEPLTVEDVLSIYEKEKPIGVIAQFGGQTPLNLAAQLKKNGVNILGTTPETIDLAEDRDRFREMMDKLNIPMPESGMATNLDEALQIAKRIGYPVMVRPSYVLGGRGMEIVHDDESLKIYMEAAVGVTPDRPILIDRFLHNALECEADAISDGKQAFVPAVMEHIELAGIHSGDSACVIPSLNIKKEHLDTIKEYTVKIANEMEVCGLMNMQYAIEDDKVYVLEANPRASRTVPLVSKVCDIQMVRLATEIMVASFLGGPSPVPALKEKKFTHYGVKEAVFPFNMFPEVDPVLGPEMRSTGEVLGLAQSFGEAFYKAQEAGDHSLPLSGTVLISVNDRDKEELPEVAQGFIDCGFSILATGGTYDRIVKHGIPAEKIHKLGKGRPDILDAIANGQIDIIVNTPIDKKGADDDSYIRKAAIRARISYVTTMAAAKATIAGIKEIKFNKAAKVHSLQELHSQIQDKE is encoded by the coding sequence ATGAGTAAGCGGACAGACATTCACAAGGTATTAATTATAGGATCGGGACCTATTGTTATCGGACAAGCATGTGAATTCGATTATTCAGGTACCCAGGCATGTAAAGCTCTAAAAAAATTAGGGTATAAGGTTATTTTAGTTAATTCAAACCCTGCAACTATTATGACAGATACTCAAACTGCAGACGTAACCTATATAGAGCCTTTGAATGTAGAAAGACTGACCTATATTATAGAAAAAGAGCGGCCAGATGCACTTCTTCCTAATCTAGGTGGGCAATCCGGCCTAAATTTATGTTCAGAACTTGATAAGGCAGGAGTATTAAAAAAATATAATGTTAAGGTAATCGGTGTACAGGTTGAAGCTATTGAAAGGGGTGAAGACAGGGTTGAATTTAAAAAAACCATGGACTCACTGGGGATAGAGATGGCAAGAAGTGAGGTTGCCTATTCGGTAGAAGAAGCCTTAGCCATAGCCGAGAAATTATCTTATCCGGTTGTAATTAGGCCGGCTTATACCATGGGCGGCGCAGGGGGCGGCCTGGTATATAATGTGGATGAGCTAAAAACCGTAGTCTCTAGGGGATTACAGGCAAGTATGGTAGGCCAGGTTTTAGTTGAAGAGTCTATACTGGGTTGGGATGAGTTGGAGCTGGAGATAATAAGAGATGCTGCCGGTAATATGATAACGGTATGCTTTATTGAAAATATAGATCCTCTCGGTGTCCATACAGGAGATTCCATTTGCTGTGCACCTATGTTGACTATTCCTAAGGAAGTTCAGATGGAACTTCAAAGACAGGCCTATAAAATTGTAGATGCAATTGGTGTAATAGGTGGTACCAATGTGCAATTTGCCTATGATCCTGTAAGCGGCAGAATATGCGTAATTGAAATAAACCCAAGAACCTCCCGTTCATCGGCTTTAGCTTCTAAGGCTACAGGTTTTCCCATAGCCCTAGTTTCCGCCATGTTAGCGGCAGGGCTTACCCTTAATGAAATACCTTGTGGTAAGTATGGAACCTTAGATAAATATGTTCCGGATGGGGATCATTTGGTTATTAAATACGCCCGCTGGGCTTTTGAAAAGTTTAAAGGGGCAAAAGATAGACTGGGAACTCAGATGAAGGCTGTGGGAGAGGTAATGAGTATCGGAAAAACCTATAAAGAGGCCTTTTTGAAAGCTATCCGCAGTCTTGAGATTGGAAGGTACGGTCTTGGAAATATAAATAAATTTGAGGAAAAAAATAAAGAAGAGCTTCTTGATATGCTTCATATTCCCAGCAGTGAACGTCAATTTATTATGTATGAAGCCCTAAAAAAGGGAGCAAGTGTAGAGGAGCTTTATGAATTAACAAAAATTAAACCATATTTTATCCGGCAGATGAAAGAACTTGTGGAAGAAGAGGAAAATTTAAAGAAATATCAAGGGCAGATTCCCCCAAAAGAAGTATTAAGACAGGCTAAGGAAAATGGTTTTTCTGATAAATATCTAAGCCAGATTCTTATGATAGATGAAGATACCATAAGAAAGGCAAGGAAAGAGGCTAATATTACAGCGGGCTGGGGAAGTATTCATGTAAGCGGTACTGACAATGCCAAATACTTTTATTCCTCCTATCACATAAATGAAGATAAAGAAGCTACATCTTCCAATAAAAAGGTGATGATTTTAGGGGGCGGTCCTAACCGCATAGGTCAAGGTATAGAATTTGATTACTGCTGTGTTCATGCGGCATTTGCACTTAGGGATATGGGAATAGAAACAATTATAGTTAACTGCAATCCCGAGACTGTGTCAACGGACTATGATACATCCGATAGATTATACTTTGAACCCCTTACAGTTGAGGATGTACTTAGTATTTACGAGAAAGAAAAACCTATAGGTGTTATTGCTCAGTTCGGAGGACAAACCCCTCTTAATTTGGCGGCACAATTAAAGAAAAACGGAGTCAATATTTTAGGAACCACACCGGAGACTATTGACTTAGCTGAAGATAGGGATAGATTCCGTGAAATGATGGATAAGCTTAATATACCTATGCCGGAGTCCGGTATGGCTACCAATTTAGATGAGGCTTTACAAATAGCAAAAAGAATAGGATATCCGGTTATGGTAAGGCCCTCATATGTTTTGGGAGGCCGTGGCATGGAGATAGTCCATGATGATGAAAGCCTTAAGATTTATATGGAGGCTGCTGTGGGTGTTACACCGGATAGGCCCATTTTAATTGACCGTTTCTTGCACAATGCCCTAGAATGTGAAGCTGATGCTATTAGCGACGGAAAACAGGCATTTGTACCGGCAGTAATGGAGCATATAGAACTGGCGGGAATACATTCCGGTGATTCGGCCTGTGTTATACCATCCTTAAACATAAAGAAAGAGCATTTAGATACTATAAAGGAATATACTGTTAAGATTGCAAACGAAATGGAAGTCTGTGGACTTATGAATATGCAATACGCCATTGAGGATGATAAAGTCTATGTATTAGAGGCAAATCCCAGGGCTTCAAGAACGGTTCCCTTAGTATCTAAGGTTTGTGATATACAAATGGTTAGACTGGCCACAGAGATTATGGTAGCTTCATTTTTAGGAGGGCCTTCTCCGGTCCCTGCCTTAAAAGAGAAGAAGTTTACCCACTACGGAGTTAAGGAAGCGGTATTTCCCTTTAATATGTTCCCGGAAGTTGACCCGGTTTTAGGTCCTGAAATGCGCTCCACAGGAGAAGTACTGGGCCTGGCTCAGTCATTCGGAGAAGCATTTTATAAGGCCCAGGAGGCCGGTGATCACAGTCTTCCTTTATCGGGAACTGTACTTATAAGTGTAAATGACAGGGATAAGGAGGAATTACCGGAAGTGGCACAGGGCTTTATAGACTGTGGTTTTAGCATCCTTGCAACAGGGGGAACCTATGACAGGATTGTTAAACATGGTATTCCTGCAGAAAAAATTCATAAGCTTGGCAAAGGCAGACCGGATATATTAGATGCTATTGCCAATGGCCAGATAGATATTATTGTCAATACTCCCATTGATAAAAAAGGAGCCGACGATGACAGCTATATCAGAAAGGCAGCTATTAGGGCCAGAATAAGCTATGTAACCACTATGGCTGCAGCTAAGGCAACTATAGCAGGAATAAAGGAAATTAAGTTTAATAAAGCAGCAAAAGTTCATTCTCTTCAGGAGCTTCATAGTCAAATACAAGATAAAGAATAA
- the rsmA gene encoding 16S rRNA (adenine(1518)-N(6)/adenine(1519)-N(6))-dimethyltransferase RsmA: MDKLGNPKNTIEILNKYKFVFQKKFGQNFLIDTHVLEKIVNAAEITKDDFVLEIGPGIGTLTQYLCERAGKVVAVEIDKMLIPILEETLAAYDNVRVLNEDILKVDLVSLIKEENNNRPIKVVANLPYYITTPIIMDLFEKHIPLSGITIMIQKEVADRIRAIPGSKDYGALSLVVQYYAKPYIAANVPPNCFMPRPKVGSAVICLTPHKKPPYDVKDESLLFSLIRASFNQRRKTLVNGIYNYEGLSFSKDLILEALTASGLAKDIRGESLSLEQFINIANYLSEKS, from the coding sequence ATGGACAAACTAGGAAATCCTAAAAACACAATTGAAATTTTAAATAAATACAAGTTTGTATTTCAGAAAAAGTTCGGACAAAATTTTCTGATAGACACCCATGTCCTAGAAAAGATTGTGAATGCTGCTGAAATTACCAAAGATGATTTTGTCTTGGAGATAGGTCCCGGAATCGGTACCCTTACTCAATATCTATGTGAAAGAGCCGGTAAGGTTGTGGCGGTAGAGATTGATAAGATGCTGATTCCTATTTTAGAAGAGACTTTGGCAGCCTATGACAATGTCAGGGTATTAAATGAAGATATTCTTAAAGTGGATTTAGTCTCTTTAATCAAGGAGGAAAATAACAATAGGCCTATTAAGGTAGTTGCCAACCTTCCCTATTATATAACAACACCGATTATTATGGACCTGTTTGAAAAACATATTCCATTATCCGGTATAACTATTATGATTCAAAAAGAGGTGGCTGACCGAATTCGGGCCATTCCGGGCTCAAAGGATTATGGTGCCTTGTCATTGGTCGTACAATACTATGCCAAGCCATATATTGCAGCTAATGTACCTCCAAATTGTTTTATGCCCCGTCCAAAAGTGGGCTCTGCTGTAATATGTCTGACTCCTCACAAAAAACCCCCTTATGATGTTAAGGATGAAAGCCTATTGTTCTCATTAATCCGTGCTTCATTTAATCAAAGAAGAAAAACATTGGTTAATGGAATATATAATTATGAAGGTCTATCCTTTAGTAAAGATTTAATCTTAGAAGCCTTGACCGCTTCAGGGCTTGCAAAGGATATTAGGGGTGAGTCCTTAAGCTTAGAGCAGTTTATAAACATTGCCAACTATCTTTCTGAGAAATCTTAA
- a CDS encoding TatD family hydrolase: MIFETHAHYEDEAFDEDRKELLDSLPKNNIEYVVNISSSIETVDKSIDLAKNYEYIYAAVGIHPGETAHMDEDRFSWLKDRAMHKKVVAIGEIGLDYYWDTPDRDTQKKWFARQMEMAKELSLPLVIHSRDAANDTFNMMKEAKAEELGAIIHCFGYGVEQARQYLNMGFYLGIGGVVTFTNGRKLKEVVEYAPLEQLVLETDCPYLSPVPYRGKRNSSLNLPYIAKEIARIKNIDYDTVIHITNENAKKFYFNERNINGQTRKS; this comes from the coding sequence ATGATATTTGAAACCCATGCTCATTATGAAGATGAAGCATTTGATGAAGATAGGAAGGAACTTCTTGACAGTCTTCCAAAAAACAATATTGAATATGTAGTAAATATCAGTTCATCAATAGAGACTGTGGATAAGTCCATTGATCTTGCAAAAAATTATGAATATATATATGCAGCCGTAGGAATCCATCCCGGAGAGACTGCCCATATGGATGAAGACAGATTTTCATGGCTAAAAGATAGAGCAATGCATAAAAAGGTGGTAGCAATAGGTGAAATTGGCTTAGATTATTACTGGGACACTCCAGATAGAGATACGCAAAAAAAATGGTTTGCAAGACAGATGGAGATGGCAAAAGAATTATCTTTGCCCCTGGTAATTCATAGTCGAGATGCCGCTAATGACACCTTTAATATGATGAAGGAAGCAAAAGCAGAAGAGTTAGGAGCTATTATTCACTGCTTTGGATACGGAGTAGAACAAGCTAGGCAGTATCTAAATATGGGATTTTATTTGGGAATAGGGGGAGTAGTAACTTTTACTAACGGAAGAAAACTAAAAGAAGTGGTTGAATATGCCCCCTTAGAGCAGTTAGTACTTGAAACTGATTGCCCATATCTATCACCGGTTCCATATAGGGGGAAAAGAAACAGTTCCCTTAACCTTCCCTATATTGCTAAGGAAATAGCAAGAATAAAAAATATAGATTATGATACGGTAATTCATATAACAAATGAAAACGCCAAAAAGTTCTATTTTAATGAAAGGAACATAAATGGACAAACTAGGAAATCCTAA
- the amrS gene encoding AmmeMemoRadiSam system radical SAM enzyme, whose amino-acid sequence MKIECRVCPHRCKLEEGQVGFCRGRICKGGKVVSENYGKVTAMALDPIEKKPLYHYYPGSKILSVGSYGCNLRCPFCQNNEISMSKNSEVSYSQISCQSLVEKACDLIGRGNIGIAYTYNEPLIGFEFVKDCGELAKKRGLKNVVVTAGYICEEPLRELIPLIDAFNIDLKSFSDDFYKMVKGNLDTVKNTIKIAAKSCHVEITTLIVPGENDRVEEIKELSKWISDIRPDIPLHITRFFPRWKMRDKDATPIETVYHLAEIARQNLKYVYVGNC is encoded by the coding sequence TTGAAGATAGAATGCAGAGTTTGTCCCCACAGATGCAAGCTTGAGGAAGGGCAAGTGGGCTTTTGCAGAGGAAGAATCTGCAAAGGGGGTAAAGTAGTCAGTGAAAATTATGGTAAGGTAACTGCCATGGCACTTGATCCTATAGAAAAAAAGCCCCTGTACCATTATTATCCCGGCAGCAAAATCCTGTCTGTGGGAAGTTACGGCTGTAACCTGCGCTGTCCTTTTTGCCAAAACAATGAGATTTCCATGTCAAAAAATAGTGAGGTTAGTTATAGCCAGATAAGCTGCCAAAGCTTGGTTGAAAAAGCCTGTGATTTGATAGGAAGAGGCAATATAGGTATTGCATATACTTATAACGAGCCTTTAATAGGTTTTGAATTCGTAAAAGACTGTGGAGAGCTTGCAAAAAAAAGAGGACTTAAGAATGTGGTAGTAACCGCAGGTTATATATGCGAAGAACCCTTAAGAGAACTTATTCCCCTAATTGATGCTTTTAATATCGATTTAAAGTCATTTTCTGACGATTTTTACAAGATGGTAAAGGGTAATTTAGATACTGTTAAAAACACCATAAAAATTGCTGCTAAAAGCTGTCATGTTGAAATAACCACCCTTATTGTTCCCGGTGAAAATGATAGGGTAGAAGAAATAAAAGAGTTATCAAAGTGGATATCAGATATTAGACCTGATATTCCCCTTCATATTACACGGTTTTTTCCAAGGTGGAAGATGAGGGACAAAGATGCAACTCCCATAGAAACAGTCTATCATCTGGCAGAAATTGCAAGACAAAATTTAAAATATGTTTATGTGGGAAATTGTTAA
- the amrA gene encoding AmmeMemoRadiSam system protein A: MSILGAFIVPHPPLIIPDIGGGEERKIQKTVDSYHQIAKQIADLNPDTIVITTPHTILYSDYFHISPGQGAEGNFERFGAKQVSFSTEYDEIFVEELEALAERRQIEAGTLGEKDPSLDHGTMVPLYFINKYLKDYKLVRIGLSGLSVLDHYRLGRCIKETAHKLNRKIVFVASGDLSHKLKEEGPYGFAKEGVEFDEEICQAMKKGDFLKFLTFSSDFCEAAAECGHRSFIIMAGALSGLKVEANFLSYEGTFGVGYAICAYKIIGEDDERHFDIIFEKEQIRTAKEKQKNEDLYVKLARLSLETYVRTGKFPEIPDNLPEEMIKNRAGVFVSLKRHGELRGCIGTIQPVTNSLAQEIIRNAVSAGLEDPRFPPVSEDELIDLVYSVDVLSEPEPVSSIDELDVKRYGIIVSSGRKKGLLLPNLDNVNTVEEQISIAKRKAGIYKNEDIKIERFEVVRHY, from the coding sequence ATGTCTATATTAGGTGCATTTATTGTTCCCCATCCCCCTTTGATTATACCTGATATTGGAGGAGGAGAAGAAAGAAAGATTCAAAAAACAGTTGACAGTTATCATCAGATAGCAAAACAAATAGCAGATCTTAATCCTGATACCATAGTAATAACAACACCTCATACCATTTTATATTCCGATTATTTTCATATATCTCCTGGTCAAGGTGCAGAAGGAAATTTTGAAAGGTTTGGTGCTAAGCAGGTATCTTTTTCTACTGAATATGATGAGATATTTGTAGAGGAACTGGAAGCATTGGCAGAAAGAAGGCAGATAGAAGCAGGAACATTAGGGGAGAAGGATCCTAGCTTAGACCACGGAACTATGGTTCCCTTATATTTTATCAATAAGTATCTAAAGGACTATAAGTTGGTGCGAATTGGGCTTTCCGGACTTTCGGTCTTAGATCATTATAGACTGGGTAGATGTATAAAGGAGACTGCCCATAAGCTTAATAGAAAAATAGTTTTTGTTGCAAGCGGTGATTTATCCCATAAACTTAAAGAAGAGGGACCCTATGGTTTTGCAAAAGAAGGAGTAGAGTTTGATGAAGAGATTTGTCAGGCCATGAAAAAAGGAGACTTTTTAAAATTCTTAACCTTTTCTTCTGACTTTTGTGAGGCGGCGGCAGAATGCGGCCATCGTTCCTTTATTATCATGGCCGGGGCTTTAAGTGGCTTGAAAGTAGAAGCAAATTTCTTATCTTATGAAGGAACTTTTGGGGTCGGATATGCAATATGTGCTTATAAGATTATAGGTGAGGATGATGAAAGGCATTTTGACATTATATTCGAGAAGGAACAGATAAGAACTGCAAAGGAAAAGCAAAAAAATGAAGATCTTTATGTAAAATTAGCTAGACTATCCTTAGAAACTTATGTTAGGACCGGGAAATTTCCTGAAATACCGGATAATCTTCCGGAGGAAATGATAAAGAATAGGGCAGGGGTATTTGTATCCTTAAAAAGGCACGGAGAGCTTAGGGGCTGTATCGGAACAATACAACCGGTTACAAATAGCCTAGCCCAAGAGATAATTAGAAATGCAGTAAGTGCCGGACTAGAGGATCCTCGTTTTCCCCCTGTCAGTGAAGATGAGTTGATAGATTTGGTCTATAGCGTAGATGTACTTTCAGAGCCTGAGCCTGTATCATCCATAGATGAACTAGATGTAAAACGATACGGTATCATAGTAAGTTCCGGCAGAAAAAAAGGCTTATTATTACCGAATTTAGACAATGTTAATACTGTTGAAGAACAAATATCCATTGCCAAAAGAAAGGCCGGAATATATAAGAATGAGGATATAAAAATAGAAAGATTTGAGGTGGTGAGGCATTATTGA
- a CDS encoding spore maturation protein has protein sequence MKFIIYLSDYIMPFIIFYIIGLGLLTKTPIYDEFIKGAKEGFKVVIDILPTLIGLMVAIGILRASGALDILSNLLKPFTERLHFPSELVPIVLVKMFSSSAATSLLLDIYKEYGPDSYLGRLVSIILSSTETIFYTMAVYFMAAGVKKTRYTLVGALVATLVGTIASVIITNLVF, from the coding sequence ATGAAATTTATAATATATCTTTCTGATTATATAATGCCATTTATAATTTTTTATATTATAGGGCTGGGATTACTTACAAAAACCCCTATATATGATGAGTTCATAAAGGGCGCTAAAGAGGGTTTTAAGGTGGTTATAGATATATTGCCTACCCTTATAGGGCTTATGGTTGCCATAGGCATATTAAGAGCCTCAGGAGCCCTAGATATACTATCGAATCTATTAAAACCTTTTACCGAAAGACTTCATTTTCCTTCAGAGCTTGTACCTATTGTTTTAGTTAAAATGTTCTCATCCTCTGCAGCTACCAGCTTACTACTTGATATATATAAAGAATATGGACCGGATTCCTACCTAGGACGTTTGGTATCAATAATATTAAGTAGTACAGAAACTATTTTTTATACTATGGCCGTTTATTTTATGGCGGCCGGAGTGAAAAAAACTAGATATACCCTAGTAGGTGCTCTTGTAGCTACTTTAGTCGGAACTATAGCCAGTGTAATTATAACAAATTTGGTTTTCTAA
- a CDS encoding nucleoside recognition protein, whose product MLNYLWGFMILIGIVVGALNGNIPKVSNAAINSSKEAVSLCVTMLGIMAMWTGMMQVAKKCGLVASMTKALRPIIAFLFPDLPKGHVVNEYIASNMIANILGLGWAATPMGLMAMKELKKLNHNKEIASYDMCTFLIVNISSLQLIPVNIIAYRSQYGSVNPAEILTAAIAATSISTLAGVIFAVTARKISKGINGHH is encoded by the coding sequence TTGTTAAATTATCTATGGGGTTTTATGATTCTTATTGGTATTGTTGTAGGGGCTTTAAATGGTAATATACCAAAGGTTAGCAATGCTGCAATCAACTCATCTAAAGAAGCAGTTTCCCTATGTGTAACTATGTTGGGAATAATGGCTATGTGGACAGGAATGATGCAGGTGGCAAAAAAATGTGGTTTAGTGGCATCAATGACAAAGGCATTAAGACCAATTATAGCTTTCCTTTTCCCAGATTTGCCAAAGGGGCATGTGGTAAATGAATATATAGCTTCAAATATGATTGCCAATATCTTAGGTCTAGGCTGGGCTGCTACCCCCATGGGATTAATGGCTATGAAGGAGTTAAAAAAACTTAACCACAACAAGGAAATAGCCAGCTATGATATGTGCACTTTTTTAATTGTAAATATTTCTTCTCTCCAACTAATTCCTGTGAACATTATAGCATATAGAAGTCAGTATGGCTCAGTAAATCCTGCAGAAATTTTAACGGCTGCAATTGCAGCTACAAGTATATCTACTTTGGCGGGAGTAATCTTTGCTGTTACGGCAAGAAAAATAAGCAAAGGTATAAATGGACACCATTAA
- a CDS encoding AbrB/MazE/SpoVT family DNA-binding domain-containing protein produces the protein MKGTGIVRRLDELGRITLPIELRRTLGVGERDPLEIYVDEGRIILQKYEPADIFTGSKDNLIDYHDKKVSKESIIELAKLAGIIE, from the coding sequence ATGAAAGGTACAGGCATTGTAAGAAGACTCGATGAGCTGGGAAGAATCACACTTCCTATCGAGCTAAGAAGGACTTTAGGAGTAGGTGAAAGAGATCCCTTGGAAATCTATGTTGATGAGGGAAGAATCATTCTCCAAAAGTATGAACCTGCTGATATCTTCACAGGTAGCAAAGATAATCTAATTGATTATCATGACAAAAAAGTTTCTAAAGAATCAATTATCGAGTTGGCAAAATTAGCTGGCATCATCGAATAG